The genomic interval GTTGAAACTCATATGACTCACTGAAGAGATGGATATGGAAATGTCACACTGAGTTGCATTTTAGACATGAGGAAGCGTGAGACACCTGTGCTTCCTGCTTCCACTTACATTATGTAACAACAGAAGTCAATCTCATATACTTGCCAACATTTTACAAATAGAAACTgagatacatgtggccaagcaacatcaaagtgaggtcaagatagcaaaagttactaatggggaagaacacacaagccagaagaggctgcagcagtttgcatttgactgatcctactgggaaaggcaagattctgcccttccTCTCATTTTCCCCTGCTGATGCCATTTCACTTttttactttgaactcagtttgtagcaactgaaacagagaaggacaaaaagggaaagtgggaagagacagaaatgaggacattttaaaagcaaccaaaAAAGTAGGATAACAGAGGAACAATTAGAAGTGCCCCTGCCAAAtttggacagttggagagtatggtcTCAGCAAATCTGGGTAAGACTGggaatttctcttttctttccaaagcAGCTTTTTATTTGATGTGAAATGATGTATTACATAATAAAATGTGTTCTTAAAATCCAGTTATCTGAAGTCCCCATTGCAACAGGAATACACTGGCAAATGAGATGTTTTGTAGTATTTCTGGTATGTTTTGCATTCACATTCAGTCACTTTAGGCTTGGCTAGCTATGAAAGAAGATTGTTATTGATGGGGAGTGGAACCGCTCACTACAAACGAATCTGCTGACTTCTTTCTTTACAAACTGTTTTGAAATGGCAGACAATGCCAAAGATTGTTGTAACGGTGTAAGTGCAACAGCAGCTTGAAGCCATTTCTGCTTAGCATATGTAACAGGCTCTTTAAGACACTCCACTATAGAAGATGCAAGAATGTATTTGCTGCAAAATTCGCTGCTTTATATAGATCTTTTTTTTCTTCGGGACATTTGCTACATCAACAACAAAGTATAGACTTATGGAAAAGGTTCACTTCAGGGTATCAGGAAACATGTGGTCAACATAATGACCCAAAGGATAGAAGGGCTGGTGAGAAGAAGACCATccttaaaatgaaaaatcataTTAGACACAGCACCGCCTGTAGTGTAGCTTCCACTGCCTTTTGCTGCAGTGTTTCTGGGAGGTGCTACTGCCATATCCTTTATCGCAAGTTTAACTGGCATGATAGACTCTTCTGGCTTATTGTCGCTCTTGCCAAATCCGTCTCTTTCTATCTGTCTAGAGTAGTTGTGGTACAGCTCTGTGCACATCTCAGGTACTAGTCTTCTCAGAACCCTGGTTTCTGTCTCATTGGCTGTTTCATTTCCACTCGGCTTAAGGTACTCTCCCATTGTGACATTCACACAGTCACTCACAAAAACGTCCAGTGGAACAGGATGGTTGTAGTTGGGGCGGAAAACATGGTCCATAAAACGATGGCGGTTTTCATTCCACCACCGTTCCTCCTCACTCTCGTTAAACTGAAAACTCATATTTGCCATTGGGGTGCCTAagatgacaccactgctttcCACTACAGTGCCAGCCACAGCTTCTCCTTGAACGTGATTCATCACAGGTTGAGCTGGATTAGGCTTCTGAGGATCACTTTGAGAATGGGTGACACTGCCTCCTCCTGCATGCCCAGAAAAGGTACGATACTGCTCAATGCACATTTCATGTACCACTCGTGTCACAACTCTGGCTTCCATTTCATCTGCCGTTTCATTCCCACTGGGCTCAACGAACTCTCTCACCGTCATATTCCAACAGTCTCTCACAAAGATATCCTCTGGAACAGGCTGCTCATACTTTGGATAGTAGACCTGAGCAGGATAACGATCACGATTTGCATACCACCACCGTTCCTCCTCGGGGTTTGGAAAACGAAAATGCATTTGGGACATGGCATGACCTAAGAGGAAGCCACCAAAAGCTCCTGCAACCGCAGCTCCTGCCATATACTTCAGGTTGGTCTTGGGTGGCTTCGGCTTCCATGGCTTCACATCATTTTGGCCCCAGCTTGGTTTGTGGGGGTAATTAGGGTTATGGGGATAGCCAGGGTTATGCTGGGGATAGCCAGGATTTTGTGGGTAATTAGGATTGTGAGGGTAGCCAGGATTGTGTTGAGGATAGCCAGGATTCTGTGGTGGATAGGCAGGATTGTGCTGGGGGTAACCAGGATTTTGGGGTGGATAGGCTGGGTTGTGTTGAGGGTAGCCAGGATTCTGTGGAGGGTAAGCAGGGTTTTGTGCAGGATTGGCAGGATTATGTGGAGGATAAGCAGGGTTGGCAGGATTATGTGGCGGGTAAGCAGGGTTGGCAGGATTATGTGGAGGATAAACTGGGTTGGCAGGATTGTGTGGAGGATACGCGGGGTTTTGTGCAGGGTTAGCAGGATTGTGTGGAGGGTAAACTGGGTTGGCAGGATTGTGTGGAGGATAAACAGGGTTTTGTGCAGGGTTGGCAGGATTGTGTGGTGGGTAAGCGGGATTTCGTGCAGGGTTGGCAGGATTTTGTGGAGGATAAGCAGGGTTGGCAGGATTATGTGGAGGATAAGCAGGGTTGGCAGGATTATGTGGNNNNNNNNNNAGGGTAAGCAGGGTTTTGTGCGGGGTTGTGTGGTGGGTAAATGGGATTTTGTGCGGGGTTGGCAGGATTGTGTGGCGGGTAAGCAGGGTTTTGCGCAGGGTTGGCAGGATTGTGTGGTGGGTAGGCAGGGTTTTGTGGGGGTTTGACAGGGTTATTTTGTGGCCAGGAAGGATTTTGTGCAGGTTGGCGTGCAGACTGGACAGGTACTTCTTGTACAGGTTTGACGGGGTTTTCTGCAGGCTTGACAGGTTTATGTACAGGCCTGCTAGGCTGATGTACAGGCTTGATAGGTTGATGCACAGGCCTACTAGGTTTACTAGGTTGATGTACAGGCCTACTAGGTTTACTAGGCTGATGTACAGGCCTGCTAGGTTTGCTAGGTTGATGTACTGGCCTACTAGGCTTATGATGACTCCCTCTTTTATTACCGCCACTGGATCTGCTGCTTCCTGACCTGGAAAGGGACACGATGTCAATGTGAAACAGAATAATGAGAATCACTATTGAGCAGGTCACCAGGTACTTCCCCATGATGATtattctgaaaaacaaaagagtGGGGAAATCTCATTAAAAGTGAAGaacaggacaaaaagaaaaaagaaattatctGCAAAAGGGCAATGGTTCTTCTGTACTTTATATACTAAGTAAATGATAGAGATGATAAAGGTGCTGTATGTGACATACAATGTCAATCAACCCATTCCACAGCAGAGGGACCATAGTACCAATTGGCAGAATAAGGTTATTGATTCAGACTACTGATGCAAGGGGGCAGCATGACAACCCACATGTCTTCCTCCATTGACAGAGAGAGTTGGATATACCACATGAACTATCCTAAATGAACGAAGTGGGTCTTCTGTCTCAGATAGATTGGAGGATGCTAGCATCCCAT from Sceloporus undulatus isolate JIND9_A2432 ecotype Alabama chromosome 6, SceUnd_v1.1, whole genome shotgun sequence carries:
- the LOC121934655 gene encoding DNA-directed RNA polymerase II subunit RPB1-like isoform X2: MGKYLVTCSIVILIILFHIDIVSLSRSGSSRSSGGNKRGSHHKPSRPVHQPSKPSRPVHQPSKPSRPVHQPSKPSRPVHQPIKPVHQPSRPVHKPVKPAENPVKPVQEVPVQSARQPAQNPSWPQNNPVKPPQNPAYPPHNPANPAQNPAYPPHNPANPAQNPIYPPHNPAQNPAYPPHNPANPAYPPQNPANPARNPAYPPHNPANPAQNPVYPPHNPANPVYPPHNPANPAYPPHNPANPAYPPHNPANPAYPPHNPANPAQNPAYPPQNPGYPQHNPAYPPQNPGYPQHNPAYPPQNPGYPQHNPGYPHNPNYPQNPGYPQHNPGYPHNPNYPHKPSWGQNDVKPWKPKPPKTNLKYMAGAAVAGAFGGFLLGHAMSQMHFRFPNPEEERWWYANRDRYPAQVYYPKYEQPVPEDIFVRDCWNMTVREFVEPSGNETADEMEARVVTRVVHEMCIEQYRTFSGHAGGGSVTHSQSDPQKPNPAQPVMNHVQGEAVAGTVVESSGVILGTPMANMSFQFNESEEERWWNENRHRFMDHVFRPNYNHPVPLDVFVSDCVNVTMGEYLKPSGNETANETETRVLRRLVPEMCTELYHNYSRQIERDGFGKSDNKPEESIMPVKLAIKDMAVAPPRNTAAKGSGSYTTGGAVSNMIFHFKDGLLLTSPSILWVIMLTTCFLIP
- the LOC121934655 gene encoding adhesive plaque matrix protein-like isoform X1, with product MGKYLVTCSIVILIILFHIDIVSLSRSGSSRSSGGNKRGSHHKPSRPVHQPSKPSRPVHQPSKPSRPVHQPSKPSRPVHQPIKPVHQPSRPVHKPVKPAENPVKPVQEVPVQSARQPAQNPSWPQNNPVKPPQNPAYPPHNPANPAQNPAYPPHNPANPAQNPIYPPHNPAQNPAYPPHNPANPAYPPQNPANPARNPAYPPHNPANPAQNPVYPPHNPANPVYPPHNPANPAQNPAYPPHNPANPVYPPHNPANPAYPPHNPANPAYPPHNPANPAQNPAYPPQNPGYPQHNPAYPPQNPGYPQHNPAYPPQNPGYPQHNPGYPHNPNYPQNPGYPQHNPGYPHNPNYPHKPSWGQNDVKPWKPKPPKTNLKYMAGAAVAGAFGGFLLGHAMSQMHFRFPNPEEERWWYANRDRYPAQVYYPKYEQPVPEDIFVRDCWNMTVREFVEPSGNETADEMEARVVTRVVHEMCIEQYRTFSGHAGGGSVTHSQSDPQKPNPAQPVMNHVQGEAVAGTVVESSGVILGTPMANMSFQFNESEEERWWNENRHRFMDHVFRPNYNHPVPLDVFVSDCVNVTMGEYLKPSGNETANETETRVLRRLVPEMCTELYHNYSRQIERDGFGKSDNKPEESIMPVKLAIKDMAVAPPRNTAAKGSGSYTTGGAVSNMIFHFKDGLLLTSPSILWVIMLTTCFLIP